In a single window of the Deltaproteobacteria bacterium genome:
- a CDS encoding peptidase M28 produces MSFWEKGYKALFISSFYNNPHMHSSGDTLDKI; encoded by the coding sequence ATGTCCTTCTGGGAGAAGGGCTACAAGGCCTTGTTCATCTCTTCTTTTTATAATAATCCCCACATGCACAGCTCCGGAGACACCCTGGATAAGATCAA